One genomic segment of Paraburkholderia aromaticivorans includes these proteins:
- the gltA gene encoding citrate synthase produces the protein MDSKSHATLSFSDSDKTIDLPIYQGTLGPDVIDIRKLYGQTGKFTYDPGFMSTAACNSAITYIDGDKGELLYRGYPIDNLAQNADFLETCYLLLKGELPNAQQKEEFVKTVTQHTMVHDQMHFFFRGFRRDAHPMAILVAAVGALSAFYHDSLDINNPEHREISAIRMIAKLPTLVAMAYKYTVGQPFVYPKNDLSYSANFMRMMFANPAEEYKVNDVLVRALDRILILHADHEQNASTSTVRLAGSSGANPFACIAAGIACLWGPAHGGANEAALNMLEEIGSVDNIPEFIAQVKDKNSGVKLMGFGHRVYKNYDPRAKLMRETCHEVLEELGLHDDPLFKLAMALEKIALEDEYFVSRKLYPNVDFYSGIVQRALGIPTAMFTCIFAMARTVGWIAQWNEMIADPEQKIGRPRQLFIGDTQREAKPLAKR, from the coding sequence ATGGACTCGAAGTCACACGCAACACTGAGCTTTTCCGACAGCGACAAGACCATTGATCTGCCGATTTACCAGGGCACGCTGGGCCCGGACGTGATCGACATCCGCAAGCTGTACGGCCAGACCGGCAAGTTCACGTACGACCCGGGCTTCATGTCCACGGCGGCTTGCAATTCCGCGATCACCTACATCGACGGTGACAAGGGCGAGTTGCTGTATCGCGGCTATCCGATCGACAACCTCGCGCAGAACGCCGACTTCCTCGAGACCTGCTATCTGCTGCTCAAGGGGGAGTTGCCGAACGCGCAGCAGAAGGAAGAGTTCGTCAAGACGGTCACGCAGCACACGATGGTGCACGACCAGATGCACTTCTTCTTCCGCGGTTTCCGTCGCGACGCACACCCGATGGCGATTCTGGTGGCCGCCGTCGGCGCGCTGTCGGCGTTCTATCACGACTCGCTCGACATCAATAACCCGGAGCACCGTGAAATTTCCGCGATCCGCATGATCGCGAAGCTGCCGACGCTGGTGGCGATGGCGTACAAGTACACCGTGGGCCAGCCGTTCGTTTATCCGAAGAACGACCTGTCGTACAGCGCGAATTTCATGCGCATGATGTTCGCCAATCCGGCGGAAGAGTACAAGGTCAACGACGTGCTGGTGCGCGCGCTGGACCGTATCCTGATCCTGCACGCGGACCACGAGCAGAACGCTTCGACCTCGACCGTGCGTCTGGCCGGTTCGTCGGGTGCCAATCCGTTCGCGTGTATCGCAGCCGGTATCGCATGTCTGTGGGGCCCGGCGCACGGCGGTGCGAACGAAGCCGCGCTGAACATGCTGGAAGAAATCGGCTCGGTCGACAACATTCCCGAGTTCATCGCGCAGGTGAAGGACAAGAACTCGGGCGTGAAGCTGATGGGCTTCGGTCACCGCGTCTACAAGAACTACGATCCGCGTGCGAAGCTGATGCGCGAAACCTGCCACGAAGTGCTGGAAGAACTGGGCCTGCACGACGACCCGCTGTTCAAGCTGGCCATGGCGCTGGAAAAGATCGCGCTGGAAGACGAATACTTCGTGTCGCGCAAGCTGTACCCGAACGTCGACTTCTACTCGGGTATCGTGCAGCGCGCGCTGGGTATTCCGACGGCCATGTTCACGTGTATCTTCGCGATGGCACGCACGGTCGGCTGGATTGCACAGTGGAACGAAATGATCGCCGATCCGGAACAGAAGATCGGCCGTCCGCGTCAGCTGTTCATCGGCGACACGCAACGCGAGGCCAAGCCGCTCGCGAAGCGCTAA
- a CDS encoding alpha/beta fold hydrolase → MPYVEAGEGELLLFVHGSLCDYRYWEPQLAGLSKHYRCVAVSLTHYWPAADTAPGLPFSWSVHADEVAEFIERFGAGPAHVVGHSRGGCVAFHCARRHARHVRTLTLADPGGPLQIAGRPPASLPETANALRSKAAQLIESGEVEAGLQLFVDSVSRPGFWAMSTPGFRRMATDNAHTLARQFRDPLPAYVSGQAAEVRCPVLLIDGEKSPEMFRRTVAALQSWLPDARRETVRGASHGMNLAHPSAFNRYIDEFIRSVSA, encoded by the coding sequence ATGCCTTACGTGGAAGCGGGTGAGGGTGAGCTTTTGCTGTTCGTGCATGGCTCGCTGTGCGACTACCGCTATTGGGAACCCCAACTCGCGGGTTTGTCGAAGCATTACCGGTGTGTTGCGGTGAGTCTCACGCACTATTGGCCGGCGGCCGATACGGCGCCGGGCTTGCCGTTCAGTTGGAGCGTGCATGCGGATGAAGTGGCTGAATTCATCGAACGATTCGGCGCGGGACCGGCCCATGTGGTGGGGCATTCGCGCGGCGGGTGCGTGGCGTTTCATTGTGCGCGGCGCCATGCCCGGCACGTGCGTACGTTGACGCTTGCCGATCCGGGCGGCCCGTTGCAGATTGCCGGCCGGCCGCCCGCCAGTTTGCCGGAGACCGCCAATGCGTTGCGCTCGAAGGCCGCGCAACTGATCGAAAGCGGCGAGGTGGAGGCCGGCCTGCAACTGTTCGTCGATTCGGTCAGCCGGCCCGGCTTCTGGGCGATGAGCACGCCGGGTTTTCGCCGCATGGCGACCGACAATGCGCACACGCTCGCCCGTCAGTTCCGCGATCCGTTGCCCGCGTATGTTTCCGGGCAAGCCGCTGAGGTGCGTTGTCCAGTTCTGCTGATCGACGGCGAAAAGAGTCCTGAGATGTTCCGCCGCACCGTGGCCGCGCTGCAATCCTGGTTGCCGGATGCGCGCCGCGAGACCGTGCGCGGCGCGTCGCACGGGATGAATCTCGCGCATCCGTCGGCGTTCAATCGCTATATCGACGAGTTCATTCGCTCCGTGAGCGCTTAA
- a CDS encoding rod shape-determining protein, producing MARPTPHHPFFDRLFRQSVTVDLGTANTLIYTDDGGIVLNQPSVVCFQKEAADRPKRVAAVGAQARQLLGREPANLEAVRPMRHGVIANFSAAEHMIRQFVDMARPRPLFSRRAAFTLCVPAGATQVERRAIKEAAVAAGAWKVSLIGESLASAVGAGLPVSEATGSMVVDIGGGTTEVGVIALGGMAYSGSIRVGGDSFDMAIVTYVRNLYGVLLGEQTAEHVKKNIGSAVRDVPREHMNATGRSVDDGLPRTVQLSNHDIADAIEGPLRQVIGAVKRGLETAPAELVTDIANRGIVLTGGGALLGNLSRRLTSEIGLEVRVADEPLTCAVRGAGAAAAAGLLDELAYE from the coding sequence ATGGCCAGACCGACGCCGCATCACCCGTTTTTCGATCGCTTGTTCCGGCAATCCGTGACAGTGGACCTCGGCACGGCCAACACCCTTATCTATACCGACGACGGCGGCATCGTGCTGAATCAGCCGTCTGTCGTGTGCTTCCAGAAAGAAGCCGCCGACCGGCCGAAACGCGTCGCCGCCGTGGGCGCTCAGGCGCGCCAGCTTCTGGGGCGCGAGCCAGCCAACCTGGAAGCCGTGCGGCCGATGCGCCACGGCGTGATCGCCAATTTTTCCGCGGCCGAGCACATGATCCGGCAATTCGTCGACATGGCGCGCCCGCGGCCGCTGTTCAGCCGCCGCGCCGCCTTCACGTTGTGCGTGCCGGCGGGCGCGACCCAGGTCGAGCGTCGCGCGATCAAGGAAGCGGCCGTGGCGGCCGGCGCGTGGAAGGTGAGCCTGATCGGCGAATCGCTCGCGTCGGCGGTCGGCGCGGGCCTGCCGGTGTCCGAAGCGACGGGTTCGATGGTGGTCGATATCGGCGGAGGCACGACCGAGGTCGGCGTGATCGCGCTCGGCGGCATGGCCTATAGCGGCTCGATTCGCGTGGGCGGCGACAGCTTCGACATGGCGATCGTGACCTACGTGCGCAATCTGTACGGCGTGCTGCTCGGCGAGCAGACCGCTGAACACGTCAAGAAAAACATCGGCTCGGCCGTGCGCGACGTGCCGCGCGAGCATATGAACGCGACCGGACGCAGCGTCGACGACGGCTTGCCGCGCACGGTCCAGCTGAGCAACCACGATATCGCCGATGCGATCGAAGGGCCGCTGCGCCAGGTGATCGGCGCGGTAAAACGCGGGCTCGAAACGGCGCCGGCGGAACTCGTCACCGACATCGCCAACCGCGGTATCGTGCTGACGGGCGGCGGCGCGCTGCTCGGCAACCTGAGCCGCCGCCTGACGAGCGAGATCGGCCTCGAGGTGCGCGTCGCCGATGAACCGCTGACGTGCGCGGTGCGCGGCGCGGGCGCGGCGGCCGCAGCCGGTCTGCTGGACGAGCTCGCTTACGAATGA
- a CDS encoding alpha/beta hydrolase yields the protein MTWEQFEHGWRRAPVTAPAKGLVVLMHGVGSNARDLMPLADIWSESLPDVAFTSLDGTDAFDGGFGGRQWFSLRDVNEGNREARVAAAYPALRRMLETELAHWRLPFGRLALVGFSQGSIMALHHVATSAEGAAGVVAYSGRLASVIVAQNGTPLTLIHGEDDAVIPVQELEHAADAFSHAGYTVDAYALPGIGHTINADGVALGLEALEHALGALSRG from the coding sequence ATGACCTGGGAGCAATTCGAACACGGCTGGCGGCGCGCGCCGGTGACCGCGCCTGCCAAAGGTCTGGTGGTGCTGATGCATGGCGTCGGCAGCAATGCGCGCGATCTGATGCCGCTCGCGGACATCTGGAGCGAGAGCCTGCCGGACGTGGCGTTCACTTCGCTCGACGGCACCGACGCCTTCGACGGCGGCTTCGGCGGGCGTCAGTGGTTCAGCCTGCGCGACGTCAACGAGGGAAATCGCGAGGCGCGCGTCGCCGCGGCCTACCCGGCGCTGCGGCGCATGCTCGAAACCGAACTGGCGCACTGGCGGCTGCCTTTCGGACGGCTTGCGCTGGTCGGTTTTTCGCAAGGGTCGATCATGGCGCTGCACCACGTGGCGACCAGTGCGGAAGGCGCGGCCGGCGTGGTCGCGTACTCGGGGCGGCTCGCCTCGGTGATCGTCGCGCAGAACGGCACGCCGCTCACGCTGATCCACGGCGAAGACGACGCAGTGATTCCGGTGCAGGAGCTCGAGCACGCCGCCGACGCGTTCAGCCACGCTGGCTATACCGTTGACGCTTATGCGTTGCCGGGCATCGGTCACACGATCAACGCCGACGGCGTCGCGCTCGGTCTCGAGGCGCTGGAACACGCGCTGGGCGCTTTGTCGCGCGGCTGA
- a CDS encoding DHA2 family efflux MFS transporter permease subunit: MSQPSSAPASAPPAPPPPLQGGRLVLATIAVALATFMNVLDTSIANVAIPTISGNLGVSVDEGTWVITVFAAANAVSIPLTGWLTQRIGQVKLFVGAILMFVLASWLCGIAPTLPILLLARIFQGAVAGPLIPLSQAILLGSYPKEKSSTALALWAMTATVGPIAGPALGGWITDSYSWSWIFYINIPVGLFAAGVTWMIYRTRESPTRKPPIDVVGLGLLITWVASLQIMLDKGKDLDWFSSPVIVILGITALISFAFFLVWELTEENPIVDLRLFQQRNFLGGTIAISVAYGVFFGNLVLLPQWMQEYLNYRSVDAGLVTAPLGVFAVLLAPVMGRVLPRSDARMIATLAFIGFAIVFYMRSRYVIEINTWHLVLPTLLQGIPMALFFVPLTSIILSGQPPSKIPAAAGLSNFARVFCGAVGTSIAGNEWNNRTVLHHERLTEQASVNNPVFNQQIDSTQSLLHLNPQSAHALFDFTVNTQAAMMGLNDIFFVSAVIFILIIPLIWITRPAKGGGGPDAAGAH, translated from the coding sequence TTGAGCCAGCCTTCATCCGCGCCTGCCTCGGCGCCGCCCGCACCTCCGCCGCCGCTGCAGGGCGGCCGGCTGGTGCTGGCTACGATTGCCGTCGCGCTCGCCACCTTCATGAACGTGCTCGACACGTCGATCGCGAACGTTGCGATTCCAACCATTTCGGGCAACCTCGGCGTTTCCGTCGACGAAGGCACGTGGGTCATCACGGTATTCGCGGCGGCCAACGCCGTGTCGATTCCGCTCACCGGCTGGCTCACGCAACGCATCGGCCAGGTGAAGCTCTTTGTCGGCGCGATCCTGATGTTCGTGCTGGCTTCGTGGTTGTGCGGCATCGCGCCGACGCTGCCGATCCTGCTGCTCGCGCGGATTTTCCAGGGCGCCGTGGCCGGGCCGCTGATTCCGCTGTCGCAAGCCATTCTGCTCGGCTCGTATCCGAAGGAGAAATCCTCGACCGCGCTCGCCCTCTGGGCGATGACCGCGACCGTCGGCCCGATTGCGGGCCCGGCGCTCGGCGGCTGGATCACCGACAGTTATAGCTGGTCGTGGATCTTCTATATCAACATTCCGGTCGGCCTGTTCGCGGCCGGCGTCACATGGATGATCTACCGAACCCGCGAGTCGCCCACCCGCAAGCCGCCCATCGACGTGGTCGGGCTCGGCCTGCTGATCACGTGGGTCGCCTCGCTGCAGATCATGCTGGACAAGGGCAAGGACCTCGACTGGTTCTCGTCGCCGGTAATCGTGATTCTCGGCATCACCGCGCTCATCAGCTTCGCGTTCTTTCTCGTCTGGGAATTGACCGAGGAAAATCCGATCGTCGATTTGCGGCTCTTCCAGCAGCGCAACTTTCTCGGCGGCACGATCGCCATTTCGGTCGCGTACGGCGTGTTTTTCGGCAACCTCGTGCTGTTGCCGCAATGGATGCAGGAGTATCTGAACTACCGTTCAGTCGACGCCGGTCTCGTGACCGCGCCGCTCGGCGTCTTCGCGGTGCTGCTCGCGCCGGTCATGGGCCGCGTGCTGCCGCGCTCGGATGCGCGCATGATCGCCACGCTGGCGTTCATCGGCTTTGCGATCGTGTTTTACATGCGCTCCAGATACGTGATCGAAATCAACACGTGGCATCTGGTCCTACCCACGCTGCTGCAAGGCATTCCGATGGCGCTGTTCTTCGTGCCGCTCACGTCGATCATTCTGTCCGGCCAGCCGCCGAGCAAGATTCCCGCGGCGGCGGGTCTGTCGAATTTCGCGCGCGTGTTTTGCGGCGCGGTGGGCACCTCGATCGCCGGCAACGAGTGGAACAACCGCACCGTGCTCCATCACGAACGGCTCACCGAACAGGCTTCCGTCAACAACCCGGTGTTCAATCAGCAGATCGATTCGACGCAATCGCTGCTGCACCTGAATCCGCAATCGGCTCATGCGTTGTTCGATTTCACCGTGAACACGCAGGCGGCGATGATGGGTCTGAACGATATCTTCTTCGTCTCGGCGGTCATCTTCATTCTGATCATTCCGCTGATCTGGATTACGCGGCCGGCCAAGGGCGGCGGCGGCCCGGATGCGGCGGGCGCGCATTGA
- a CDS encoding AraC family transcriptional regulator: MDIVDPDGVEQPAFVIGEQHETLDEPLHAFRRARLIHVNAGVLIVRTQTERWVVPPAHAVWIPADVLHRLSSTHPVQFCSLYAGMDAVALPPHSVAVVPDRLVAALLSAAADLRHDTPLDEAAVRLVQVLLDRLPGLPVAPLGLNWPRDPRAQSIADALSANPADTAVLEELAEAAGVTARTAARLFVKETGQTFGQWRQQLRLLVALEHLGAGASVTQVALEVGYSDVSSFIAVFRDAFGDTPARYFR, from the coding sequence ATGGACATTGTTGATCCAGACGGCGTCGAGCAACCGGCCTTCGTGATCGGTGAGCAGCACGAGACGCTGGACGAACCACTGCACGCCTTTCGTCGCGCGCGGCTGATCCATGTGAACGCCGGGGTGCTGATCGTACGCACGCAGACCGAGCGATGGGTCGTGCCGCCGGCGCACGCGGTGTGGATACCCGCGGACGTGCTGCACCGCTTGTCCTCGACCCATCCTGTCCAGTTCTGCTCGCTCTATGCCGGCATGGATGCCGTCGCGCTGCCGCCGCACAGCGTCGCCGTCGTGCCCGATCGGCTGGTGGCGGCTTTGCTGAGCGCCGCGGCCGATCTGCGGCACGACACACCGTTGGACGAAGCCGCCGTGCGTCTCGTGCAAGTGCTGCTGGATCGCTTGCCGGGCTTGCCGGTCGCGCCGCTAGGGCTGAACTGGCCGCGCGATCCGCGTGCGCAAAGCATCGCCGACGCGCTGAGTGCCAACCCGGCGGACACCGCGGTGCTCGAAGAACTGGCCGAGGCCGCCGGCGTGACCGCTCGCACGGCGGCGCGCCTGTTCGTCAAGGAAACCGGGCAGACCTTCGGGCAGTGGCGCCAGCAGCTTCGCCTGCTGGTCGCGCTGGAGCACCTCGGCGCCGGGGCTAGCGTGACGCAGGTGGCGCTCGAGGTGGGATACAGCGACGTGTCTTCCTTCATTGCCGTGTTTCGGGACGCATTCGGCGACACGCCCGCCCGCTATTTCCGCTGA
- a CDS encoding PadR family transcriptional regulator — protein sequence MRHHHRFSRAHAADTSPSSIGHERESLHALWHAFARRHEFRGEHDNRGDCGAPRTQTRHGYERFSLHALWHAIGRHHEHRGGGRGGRFGGGAGSFGGDGDGFPRGRKFTSDDLQLLLLSMIGTQPSHGYELIKALETRSNGFYSPSPGMVYPALTYLEELGYVTVQVEGNRKRYELSQTGRDYLAANRERVELMLARLSHIARKMDSVRRAFAGEEPADISEGGWLPELNEARRALKRALLLRDNAPAAEQRRIAEILMRAAKEIEDAVKPDSDASENGGATAL from the coding sequence ATGCGTCATCACCACCGTTTTTCCCGTGCGCACGCAGCGGACACTAGCCCCTCTTCCATCGGCCACGAGCGCGAGTCGCTGCACGCGCTCTGGCATGCGTTCGCCCGCCGTCACGAGTTTCGCGGCGAACATGACAACCGTGGCGACTGCGGCGCCCCCCGCACCCAGACCCGCCACGGCTACGAGCGCTTTTCGCTGCACGCGCTGTGGCACGCCATCGGCCGTCATCATGAGCATCGCGGCGGCGGGCGCGGCGGGCGCTTCGGCGGCGGCGCGGGCAGCTTCGGCGGCGACGGCGACGGGTTTCCGCGCGGCCGCAAATTCACCTCCGACGACCTGCAACTGCTGCTCCTGTCGATGATCGGCACGCAGCCGAGCCACGGCTACGAGCTGATCAAAGCCCTCGAAACGCGTTCGAACGGCTTCTACAGCCCGAGCCCCGGCATGGTCTATCCGGCGCTCACGTATCTGGAAGAACTCGGCTACGTGACGGTGCAAGTCGAAGGCAACCGCAAGCGCTACGAGCTGTCGCAAACGGGCCGCGACTATCTGGCCGCCAATCGCGAACGCGTCGAGTTGATGCTCGCCAGGCTTAGCCATATCGCCCGCAAGATGGACTCGGTGCGCCGCGCGTTTGCCGGCGAAGAACCGGCCGACATCAGCGAAGGCGGCTGGCTGCCCGAACTGAACGAAGCGCGCCGCGCGCTCAAGCGTGCGCTGCTGCTCCGCGACAACGCGCCGGCGGCCGAACAGCGACGCATTGCCGAAATCCTGATGCGCGCGGCCAAAGAAATCGAAGACGCGGTCAAACCGGACAGCGACGCAAGCGAGAACGGCGGCGCCACAGCCCTCTGA